Below is a genomic region from Phycisphaerae bacterium.
CGTTCATGTGGCCCGGCATGCGCCCCGCCACGGGATGAATCGCGTATTCCACCGTCGTCCCGCGCGACTCCAGCAGGTTCGCGAAGTCCCGCACCGCGTGCTGCGCCTGCGACACCGCCAGACCATACCCCGGCACGATGACCACCCGCTGGGCCCCGTCCAGCATCATGGCGATCTCGTCCGCGCTCACCGACTTGATCTTGCCCGCGTAAACATCGTCCGCGCTCGGCGCACCGGCCTGCGGACCCATCGTCGCGAACATGACGTTCGCCAGCGAACGGTTCATCGCCTTGCACATGATCGCCGTCAGGATCAGACCCGAAGCGCCCACCAGCGATCCGGCGATGATCAGCACGTTGTTGTTGATGACGAATCCCGTCGCCGCCGCCGCCAGACCCGAGTACGAGTTGAGCAGCGCGATCACCACGGGCATGTCCGCCCCGCCGATTGGAATCGTGATCAGCACGCCCAGCACGGCCGCCACGATCACCAGCAGCACGTACCAGACCATCGTCCCCGGATTCCCGACCACCGCCACGCACAACGCCAGGCATGCCAGGAACACGAGCGCGTTGATCCCGTTACGCCCCGGCAGCAGGATCGAATTGCTCAGCCAGTACTTCTTCCCGCCGATGGTGATGTGCAGTTCCTGCAGCTTCCCCGCGGCAACGAAACTGCCAAACAGCGTAACCGATCCGATGAGCCCCGATAGCGCCGTGGCGATCAGGAATTGCAGCGAACTGGCGTGGCTTCCCTCGGCGACGTGTGCCGCGGCCTCTCCCGTCGCCGGCGCACTTCGCGCAATGACCATCGCCAGCTCCGCTCCCGCCACCAGGAACGAAGCGCCGCCGCCGAAGCCGTTCAGTACGCCCACCATCTGCGGCATGCCCGTCATGGGCACCGTTACCGCCAGGAACACGCCGAACCCCGAGCCCACCACCAGCCCCGCCAGCACCCATCCCCATGAGAGAATGTGCTCGCCGACGAGCGTGGCGAGGATAGCCAGCAGCATGCCGATCGATCCCAGCATGTTGCCGCGCACGGCCTTGCGCGGATGCGAAAGCCCCTTCAGGCCGAAAATGAACAGCGCCGAAGCAACCAGGTACGTAAGATTCTGAAGAATCTTCAGAGTCGATGGATCCACGGCTTAGCCTTTCCTGCGGAACATCATAAGCATGCGGTGCGACACCAGAAAACCGCCCACGACGTTGGTCATGGCCAGAACGATGGCAACAAAACCGATCAGCTTCACCCAGAAGCCTTCGCCCGTCCCGGCCGCCACCAGCGCTCCCACCACCGTAATTCCCGATATGGCATTCGATCCTGACATCAGCGGCGTGTGCAACGTCGGCGGAACCTTGGTGATAATCTCGAACCCGAGAAACACCGCAAGCACGAACACGGTCAGAAGCAGCATGAAGTCCACGGCAATGTCCTCTCCACTACGCGCGGCCCGCTCCGCGCGGATTCAGTTATTCGTGTTGGGCATGCGGTTCGCACGCCTTCACCATCTCAGCCCCCTGCCGCCGGGCTCGCCGGCATGCCCAGCAATTCCCGTATACGCGGATGCACGACCTCTCCATCCCGCGTCAGCATCGTCTCCTTGTGAACCTCGTTCTCCATGTTGAGCACCAGCGCACCTTCCTTGTTGGTGAGCTCCTTGCAGAACGTCACCAGGTTGCGGGCGAACATCTGGCTCGCATGGAATGGAATCGTGCTCGAGAGGTTCGACGGACCGAAGATCGTCACGCCGTTCACCTCCACCCGCTCATCGAGCTTGGTCAACTCGCAGTTGCCCCCGCGCTCCGCCGCCAGATCGACGATCACCGATCCGGACTGCATGCCCTTGACCATGTCGGCCGTGACAATCACCGGAGACTTCTTCCCCGGGATCGCCGCCGTCGTAATCACGACGTGGCTCTCGCCCACCACGCGCGACAGCAGCTCCCGCTGTTTCCGCAGGAACTCCTCGCCCATGTCCTTGGCGTACCCGCCCTTGTCCTCCGCCCCGCCCGTCTCCAGCGGGAGCTCCACGAACTTCGCCCCCAGGCTCTCGATCTGCTCCTTCACCGCCGGACGAACGTCGTAGGCATGGACCACCGCGCCCAGGCGCCGCGCCGTCGAAATCGCCTGCAGGCCCGCCACGCCCGCACCGACAATCAGCACCTTCGCCGGCGTGATCGTCCCCGCCGCGGTCATGAACATCGGGAACATCCGCGGAGCGTTGTCCGCCGCCATCAGCACGGCCTTGTACCCCGCGATCGTCGCCATCGACGACAACACGTCCATGCTCTGCGCCCGCGTGATGCGCGGCATCAGCTCCAGCGAGAAGGCCATCACCTTGCGCTCGGCAAGCTCCTTCACCTTCTGCGGCTCGCCCAGCGGGTCGAACATCGCCGCGACGAGCTGACCGGCCTTCATCAGGTCCAGATCCGCCCGACCCTGCTCGATGTTCGAGCCGTAGCCGCGCACCTGCAGAATCATGTCCGCTTGGGCAAAGACCTCGCCGCGGCCGGAGAGAACCTTGGCGCCCTTGTCGCTGTACGCGGTGTCGGCGTACCCCGCCGACACCCCCGCTCCGGACTCGATCAACACCTCGTGCTTGGCCTTGCCCAGCATCCCCACGGCATCGGGCGTCAGCGCCACCCGCCGCTCGCCGGGAAAAGACTCCTTCACCACACCAATCTTCATGGTCACCGTTCCCGATTGATTTTCCCGGCCGGCGTCGATGGACCGCCCCGGTTTCAACGTCCCGTGCCGCCGGACAGGCGACCGCGCTCGCACCGCCTACGGGCGAGAACAGCATGCACGCGCCGTTCCATTCCCACCCGGGAATGCCGTCAGCCGCTCAGATTTGATCGATTTCGGGCGCCCGTGCCCGCTTTCTCTCTGACCGCGCACTGCCGGTACTCTATCAGGATCGCCATCGAGGTCCACGAAACGGCTCGACAGCGCGGCCGGGACGCAAAAAACGAAAGAACCCGTGGGCCGAAGCCCGCGGGTTCTTCCGCTGGGGGGGAGGTAAGGTTCGTTGTCGTCGCCTCGCGGACGCGTCGGAGCGTATCGTCGCTTCTC
It encodes:
- a CDS encoding NAD(P)(+) transhydrogenase (Re/Si-specific) subunit beta; amino-acid sequence: MDPSTLKILQNLTYLVASALFIFGLKGLSHPRKAVRGNMLGSIGMLLAILATLVGEHILSWGWVLAGLVVGSGFGVFLAVTVPMTGMPQMVGVLNGFGGGASFLVAGAELAMVIARSAPATGEAAAHVAEGSHASSLQFLIATALSGLIGSVTLFGSFVAAGKLQELHITIGGKKYWLSNSILLPGRNGINALVFLACLALCVAVVGNPGTMVWYVLLVIVAAVLGVLITIPIGGADMPVVIALLNSYSGLAAAATGFVINNNVLIIAGSLVGASGLILTAIMCKAMNRSLANVMFATMGPQAGAPSADDVYAGKIKSVSADEIAMMLDGAQRVVIVPGYGLAVSQAQHAVRDFANLLESRGTTVEYAIHPVAGRMPGHMNVLLAEADVPYEKLLEMDAINPTLETVDVGIVVGANDVVNPVARTDPNSPIAGMPIIDIDKCRSVIVIKRSLSPGFAGIPNPLFANPNTSMFFNDGKKAFMEIISALKENA
- a CDS encoding NAD(P) transhydrogenase subunit alpha, which encodes MDFMLLLTVFVLAVFLGFEIITKVPPTLHTPLMSGSNAISGITVVGALVAAGTGEGFWVKLIGFVAIVLAMTNVVGGFLVSHRMLMMFRRKG
- a CDS encoding Re/Si-specific NAD(P)(+) transhydrogenase subunit alpha: MKIGVVKESFPGERRVALTPDAVGMLGKAKHEVLIESGAGVSAGYADTAYSDKGAKVLSGRGEVFAQADMILQVRGYGSNIEQGRADLDLMKAGQLVAAMFDPLGEPQKVKELAERKVMAFSLELMPRITRAQSMDVLSSMATIAGYKAVLMAADNAPRMFPMFMTAAGTITPAKVLIVGAGVAGLQAISTARRLGAVVHAYDVRPAVKEQIESLGAKFVELPLETGGAEDKGGYAKDMGEEFLRKQRELLSRVVGESHVVITTAAIPGKKSPVIVTADMVKGMQSGSVIVDLAAERGGNCELTKLDERVEVNGVTIFGPSNLSSTIPFHASQMFARNLVTFCKELTNKEGALVLNMENEVHKETMLTRDGEVVHPRIRELLGMPASPAAGG